A genomic segment from Salvia splendens isolate huo1 chromosome 13, SspV2, whole genome shotgun sequence encodes:
- the LOC121762776 gene encoding BTB/POZ domain-containing protein At1g01640-like — MDCCICKPTLYFHHTNIKNQICIDCFEGAKRIIMFVHKAETDKSFDFYPSNYNKGFVKALKWMADTKMENDQRKNSSGFATALRDQIHTDIQVMAGDNESPIPAHRVILAMRSTIFRNMLDSDQCKAPANKTITLPELSHEELDALLEFLYSGSLPKEKMEKHICSLAIAADKYEIPLLQKFCENEMLGSLKSSNALDILEIADACSNQNLKETTISFIARNMEDVVFSSRFEDFVLKNPHLSLQITRASVTNNKK, encoded by the exons ATGGATTGCTGCATTTGCAAACCGACTCTTTATTTTCACCACACgaatataaaaaatcaaatctgCATAGACTGCTTCGAAGGGGCGAAAAGAATAATCATGTTCGTCCACAAAGCTGAAACTGATAAATCCTTTGATTTTTATCCATCAAATTACAATAAG GGATTTGTAAAGGCCTTGAAATGGATGGCGGATACGAAGATGGAAAATGATCAGAGGAAGAATTCAAGTGGCTTTGCCACCGCTTTGAGGGATCAAATCCACACTGATATTCAAGTCATGGCCGGTGACAACGAGTCCCCGATACCCGCTCATAGAGTAATACTG GCAATGAGATCGACAATATTTCGAAACATGCTAGATTCGGACCAATGCAAAGCTCCGGCAAATAAAACGATAACGCTACCGGAGCTGTCTCACGAGGAACTAGACGCCCTACTCGAGTTCTTGTACAGTGGAAGCCTTCCAAAAGAGAAGATGGAGAAACACATTTGCTCGTTGGCGATCGCTGCAGACAAATACGAGATCCCTTTGCTGCAGAAGTTTTGCGAAAATGAGATGCTTGGATCACTGAAATCATCCAACGCGCTTGATATCTTGGAAATAGCTGACGCTTGCTCCAACCAAAACCTTAAAGAAACAACCATAAGCTTCATTGCAAGAAACATGGAAGATGTAGTTTTCTCCTCCCGCTTTGAGGACTTCGTGCTCAAGAATCCTCATCTAAGTTTACAAATCACAAGGGCATCTGTcacgaataataaaaaatga